One window of Bacillus sp. (in: firmicutes) genomic DNA carries:
- a CDS encoding NERD domain-containing protein: protein MILKPRFESTELQLLRFLHSRAKLSDKDANQYFRLEKGYEGETKFDEWLKDLSDDWIVLNDLLFEINNTVFQIDSTLLSNEGTYLFEVKNYDDDYYIENEQWYSKSGKEITNPLHQLDRSETQFRRLLQELGYNPSKMQIKSYVVFVNHNFYLYQAPLNLPIIFPTQINRFMDKLNMKPTSKPRDSLTKLANQLLSKQLKESPYIRLLDYKYEQLRKGIICGSCQSIFSDSQTLSRLIVCSKCGCMENIDAAVLRSVEEYKLLFPERKITTNSIQEWCKIIKSKKTIRRILSTNFIPQGHGNATYYIHSKNSPSM from the coding sequence ATGATTTTGAAACCCCGCTTTGAGTCCACGGAATTACAGCTGCTGAGATTTTTACATTCACGAGCCAAGTTATCTGATAAAGATGCAAATCAATACTTTCGCCTTGAAAAAGGCTATGAGGGAGAAACAAAATTCGATGAATGGTTAAAGGATTTATCAGATGATTGGATTGTTCTTAATGACTTATTGTTTGAAATAAATAACACTGTTTTTCAAATTGATTCGACATTACTCTCCAATGAAGGCACTTACCTTTTTGAAGTCAAAAATTACGATGATGATTATTACATTGAAAATGAACAGTGGTATTCAAAATCTGGGAAGGAAATAACGAATCCATTACATCAGCTTGACCGCAGCGAAACACAATTCCGCCGATTACTCCAAGAACTTGGATACAATCCATCTAAAATGCAAATTAAATCTTACGTCGTCTTCGTAAACCACAATTTTTATCTATACCAAGCGCCATTAAACCTACCTATTATTTTCCCTACCCAAATTAACCGATTTATGGACAAACTCAATATGAAACCAACTTCAAAGCCTCGGGATTCACTGACAAAGTTGGCAAATCAACTATTATCCAAGCAACTTAAAGAATCACCTTACATACGATTGCTGGACTATAAATATGAACAATTAAGAAAAGGAATCATTTGTGGAAGTTGCCAATCAATTTTTAGTGATTCACAAACTTTGTCGAGATTAATTGTATGTAGCAAGTGTGGCTGTATGGAAAATATTGATGCTGCAGTTTTGCGAAGTGTTGAGGAGTACAAGCTTCTTTTCCCAGAAAGGAAAATTACTACAAATTCTATTCAGGAATGGTGCAAAATTATTAAATCCAAAAAAACTATTAGAAGAATCCTTTCAACTAATTTTATTCCACAAGGGCATGGTAATGCCACTTATTACATTCATTCTAAAAATAGTCCTAGCATGTAG